From the genome of Streptomyces sp. S4.7:
CTACCCTCTGGCCGCGGCGGTCCAGGCCCAGTCGGCGAGCGAGTCGGGCCACACACGCGGAAAATTGATCATCAAGCCCTGACCCGCCCCCAGCGGTCGTGTCCAGCCCGTCCGGCCTCTGAGGACGAACCGGCCGCCCGCCGGACCGGGTGCGTCCCGGCTCCCGCCCGCCGGACCGGGTGAACCCCGCCTCCGCCGACAGCACCCGGCGGACCTCGGCCCCGCTCACCCCAGCTTGCGAATCACCCGCGCCGGATTGCCGACCGCCAGAACCCCCGCCGGCAGATCCTTCGTGACCACGGACCCCGCGCCCACCACCGTGTTCTCGCCGATCGTCACCCCGGGACAGACGATCACTCCGCCGCCGAGCCAGACGTTGTCGCCGATGGTCACGGGTGACGCCCGCTCCCAGCCCGCCCGGCGGCGCCCGGTGTCCAGTTCATGGGTCGGCGTGAGCAGTTGGACGTTCGGGCCGATCTGGACGTCGGAGCCCACGGTGATCGGCGCGGGGTCGAGGAAGACCGCGCCGAAGTTGATGAACGTGCGCGCACCGATGCTGATGTAGGTGCCGAAGTCGCAGTTGAACGGCGGCCGGATCCGCACGCCCTCACCCACCGAGCCCAGCAGCTCCCCCAGGATCCATCCGCGGCCGTCCGCGTCGGGCATCCCCTCCCCGCCCGTCCCGTTGTACGCGGCGCACAGGCCGGCCCGCCGCCGGGACGCCTCCTCCAGCTCCTCGTCGTCCGGCAGATACCACTCGCCGGCCAGCATCAGCCGCTTGTTCTCGCCCATGTGGGTCCGTGTCCTCTCGTCGGGGTTCCACCACGCTAGGTCGGTATGCCGGATCGCGTGGCCGGACCTCGGATCCTGTGGACAGACGGGAGACCATGCAGGTCGAGCAGTAGTTCTATATGCACACCCTGTGGATAACCCGCGTTCTGGGACCATGGACGGCGGTCCGTCGTCACGACGGCCGGGGCGGGACGATCAAGAGGTAAGGGGAGACGGTTCCATGCCGACTGCGCCAGGCACGGTCGACGGCGCGTTCGCCGCCGCGCTCTACGCCGACCCGGCCGCGGACGGCGGCAGAGGGCTGGACACCGGTGCCTCACTGCTGGCCGCCGACCCGGCGGCCGACCCGGACCTGCGCGGACGGGGCGAACAGTTCCTGCGCCGGGCCTGGGAGCGTGGCTGGCAGCCCGCCGACGTCGTACGGCTCGTCCGCCGCGACCTCGACGAGACGCACACCCGGCTGGTCGCCGAACTGATCACGGCCGAGGCCGTCCGGTACGAACGGGTGGCCCCGCGCTGGAGCGCCCAGCTCACCGAGATCGCGGCGGACCTCGAAGCCGATCGCAGGGCCGGGGCGGTTCCCCGGTCCGCCGACCGCTTCTCGTACGCGACCACCGCGCTGGAGCTCTACCGGCTGCTCGTCAGGCTGCCCGCGGTCGAACCCGTGGGACCCGTGCCCGGCACGCCCGTCCATCTCCCGGCGGCCGACGGCGAACCGCGCATGCTCACCCGGATCCGCGCCCTGCTCGCCAAGGCCGAGGGCACCGACTTCCCCGAGGAGGCCGAGGCGCTGAGTGCCAAGGCCCAGGAGCTCATGGCCCGGTACAGCATCGACGAGGCCCTCCTCGCCGACCGGGCCCACCGGGGCGACCTGCCGGCCGCCTGCCGGATCGGGGTGGACGCGCCGTACGAGACGGCGAAGGCGATTCTGCTCGACGCCGTCGCGTCCGCCAACCGCTGTCAGTCGGTGTGGAACAGCGGTTTCGGCTTCTCCACCGTGGTCGGTTTTGAGCCGGATCTTCAGGTGGTGGAGCTGCTGTACACATCGCTGCTCGTCCAGGGGACCGCGGCGATGACCCGCGCGGAGGCCGCTCAGCGGGCGTCGGGCCGCAGGCGGACGAAGACCTTCCGGCAGTCGTTCCTCATGGCCTACGCCCACCGGATCGGCGAACGGCTCGCTGCCGCGGCGGAGCAGGTGACCGCCGACGCGGCCGGCGCGGAGGCGGCCGGTGACGGCGGAGCCACGCGAACGCCCGACGGGGGAGGGCGATTGCTGCCCGTTCTGGCCGCACGGGACCTGGCCGTCGCCGACCGCGCGGAGCGGATGTTCCCCGAGACGGTGCGCACGAGGGTGCGTGGTGTGAGTGACGGCGAGGGATGGGTACACGGCACGGCGGCGGCGGACCGGGCCCGCGTGCCCGGTGACGGGCGGACCGGCGGCCGTGGGAACGGCGGAGCCGACCCGCACCGCCGACTGCGCCCCGGAGCCTGACCGCGTCGCCGTCAACCGCCGGTGCCCTATGAAGAGGGCGCCGGATTCAGCTGAGTCCGGCGCCCTCTTTATGAGGAGAAAGCGGTCTCCATCAGGGCGCCGGAATGTCCGTCGGCAGCCCCCCGGGCAGCTTGCCCGGTTCGGTCTTGGCGAGGCTGTCCTTCGCGCCGCCCTCCCACGAAAGCACCAGTGTCTTCCCGTCGTTGGAGTCGATCGACCCCATCGTGCGCTCGGTGTTCCCGTCGGCGCACTTGAGCGACAGCATCGGCTCGCCGCCCATCTCCTCGACATCGCCCTGGCAGATGTGCTCGTCGGCGATGAGCGCGGCCTTGCCCTCTTTGACGGACAGCGCGACGGCCTTGCCCTCCGTCGTCCCGGCCCAGGTGCCTTCCAGGCTGTCGGCCGAGGCCTCGTCGGCGGGAGCGGATTCGCCGCCGCCGGCGTCGGGTCCGCCCGGGGCGGACGTGCCGGCTCCCTTGTCCTTGGCGGAGTCACCGCTGTCACCGCCGCCACAGCCGGTGAGAGTGAGTGCGGCGACGGCTCCGGCCGCGACGACGCTGGTTCGTACGATCTTGCGCATGGCAAAGTCCCCCTTCGGTTCCAAGACCGCGCCAAGCTACCAGGACGCCCTTCGCCGACCCCGCCGTCGAGTTCCGGACGAGTACCTGAACACATGGCACCGAAAGGGCTTTCCGTGCGTCTCATTGAATGGGGTGTTCTGCGCGTGAGTCTGTAGTCAAGGGAACACCCCCCGTGCACGTGCATCTGCTCATGCATTGGCATGTGAACACAGCTATGATCCGAGCTAGTTGACACCTGCACCTTGCAACTCGGGGAGCGTCCTGTGCACCACGCGTACAACGGCATGGCGGCCACCGAGCTTCACGGAGTGGTCTGGCAGAAGAGCCGGCACAGCAATTCGCAGGGTTCCTGCGTGGAGTTCGCCAAACTGCCCGGCGGGGGTGTGGCGGTACGGAATTCACGCCACCCCGAAGGACCCGCCCTCGTGTACACCCGGGCCGAGATCGTGGCCATGCTGGCGGGTGTGAAGGACGGGGAATTCGATCATCTGACGGCCTGAGACCCGGGCCCTGTTTTTCTGATCAGCCCCTGGCTCCCAAGGGCTCGGAGGTCCGCTCCAGGGTCGCCGGGGCCCCCGGAGTGGCCGGACCGCCCGTCGTCATTCGGCCCGGAGCCGGAACAGCGCCCAGACCACCTTGCCGTGCAGCGACCCCGCGAGCGGATGCCAGCCCCACGTATCGCTGAACGAGTCCACGAGGAACAGCCCTCTGCCGGACTCCGCGGCGAAGTCCTCGTCCGACTCGCGGGCCGTGGGGCCCGCGTGACTGGGATCGCGCACCGCGCACACCAGCCGGGTCGTCCAGCGCATCAGATGCAGCCGTACGGGCGGTTCCTGGGGCTCGCGCGGCGTGTCAGAGGGGAGGGCGTGCCGCAGCGCGTTGGTGACGAGTTCGGAGACCACCAGCGCGACATCGTCGAACCGGTCGTCAAGTTCCCACTGACAGAGTGTCGTACGGGTGAACTGTCGTGCCCCGCGCACCGCCTCGTAGCGGGCGGGCAGAGCGCACGAAGCGGAGCTGGAGACGGCTGCGGGATCGATCGGCGGAAGCCCCTGCCTTAACGGCTCGAGCACGGTCGATCCATTCGTCCCCATGCGAGGCACTCCCCGGGATTCGCGGCCGTAGCGATACTGCGGTGGTACAGCGTCACAACACGTCAAACACGAACGAGCACGCAGGTGCGGCGAGGCCCATGGTTCCCAATGCGCAGGGCAGATGCAAGGGCAGATGCACGTGCACGCGCCCGACTTGGCCCAAGATGTGAGCTTCCGCAATATTTCTCCTGTCGACCACTTTCCCGCTCCTTCCCAAAGGCTTCCCATTTCTGTAATCGAATGAGTACGGGCTGATGCGTTTGATGGCACAATCCGGCTCTCAGGGTTCGGGGGTACTCCGAGGGCGTCGAGGGAAAAATAGTGGGAGATGGACCGTAATGGGGAGGGTTGGAGACGTGACCGCAGTCGAACCGGGCGGATCCGTGGTGCGGCGCATACTGCTGGGCTCGCAGTTGAGACGACTGCGCGAGTCGCGCGGCATCACGCGTGAGGCGGCCGGTTACTCGATCCGCGCGTCCGAGTCCAAGATCAGTCGTATGGAGTTGGGGCGGGTGAGTTTCAAGTCCAGGGACATCGAGGACCTGTTGACGCTCTACGGAGTCGCCGACGAGATGGAGAGAGGGTCCCTGATCGGCCTCGCCCGCGAGGCCAACGTCGCCGGCTGGTGGCAGAGCTTCGGTGACGTACTCCCCGGCTGGTTTCAGACATACATCGGACTCGAAGGCGCCGCCTCGCTGATCCGTATCTACGAAGTCCAGTTCGTGCACGGCCTGTTGCAGACCGAGGCGTACGCGCACGCCGTGGTCAGGCGCGGCATGCCCAACGCCCCCCAGGACGAGATCGACCGCCGCGTCGCACTGCGCCAGGAGCGCCAGAAGGTGCTCGTCTCCGAGCGCGCCCCGCGATTCCACGCGGTGCTGGACGAGGCGGCGCTGCGCAGACCGTACGGCGACCGGGCCGTGATGCGCGGTCAGCTGGCGCATCTCATCGAGGTCTCCGAGCACCCGACGGTCACGCTCCAGGTGATGCCCTTCAGCTTCGGCGGGCACGCGGGCGAGAGCGGCGCCTTCACGATGCTGCGCTTCCCCGAGTCCGATCTCTCCGACCTCGTCTACCTGGAACAGCTCACCAGCGCGCTGTATCTGGACAAGCGGGAGGAAGTCACCCAGTACGAACGGGTGATGACGCGACTGCACGAGGACAGCCTCGGGCCGGCCGAGAGCCGTGACCTGCTGCGGGGTCTGCTGCAGCTCTCCTGAACGACCGTGACCGGTCCGATGCCTTGCGATTGCCGGGATCGGACGTTCTCGAAGCCCCTTAACTCTGACTCCGCGTAAGTATGATGACGTGACATCAGTCTCCTGTTCTGAGGTTAGGGATCACATGTCCTTCTTCGCCGAACTCGACCAGCAGTACATCGACGGCGAGTGGCGGCCCGGCAGTGGCTCGTGGGACATCATCGATTTCAACCCCTACGACGGTGAGAAACTGGCGTCGATCGCGGTGGCCACGGCGGACGAGGTGGACCAGGCCTACCAGGCCGCCGAGCGCGCACAGGTGCCGTGGGCAAACACCAACCCGTACACCAGGCGAGGCGTCTTCGAGCGTGCCCTGCGCATCGTCGAGGACCGCGAGGACGAGATCACCGAGGCGATCATCGCCGAACTGGGCGGTACGCGCCTGAAGGCGGCGTTCGAGCTGCGACTCGCCAAGGAGCTCCTGCGCGAGGCCGTACAGCTCACGCTGCGCCCCGAGGGCCGCATCCTCCCCTCGCCCGTGGACGGCACGGAGAACCGCGTCCAGCGCGCTCCCGTCGGTGTCATCGGGGTGATCAGCCCCTTCAACTTCCCCTTCCTGCTGTCGCTCAAGTCGGTCGCCCCGGCGCTGGCGCTCGGCAACGCCGTCGTACTGAAGCCGCATCAGAACACGCCGATCTGCGGTGGATCCCTGGTGGCCAAGGTGTTCGAGGACGCGGGCCTGCCCGCCGGGCTGCTGAACGTCGTCATCACCGACATCGCCGAGATCGACGACGCGCTGATCGAGCACCCGGTGCCGAAGGTCATCTCCTTCAGCGGCTCCGACCGGGTGGGCCGGCACGTCGCCGTCGTCTGCGCGAAGAACTTCAAGCGCTCCGTGCTCGACCTCGGCGGGAACAGCGCGCTGATCGTCCTCGCGGACGCCGATGTCGACTACGCGGTCGAGGCGGCGGTCTTCAGCCGGTACGCGTACCAGGGCCCGGTCTGCATGGCGGCGAACCGCATCCTGCTGGCCCGCTCGGTCGAGAAGGAGTTCACCGAGAAGTTCGTCGCGAAGGTCAGGACGCTGACCGTCGGTGACCCGGCCGATCCGACGACGGTCATAGGCCCGCTCATCAGCTCCCAGCAGGCCGACGCCGTCGGCGCGCTGGTCGACGAGACCATCGAGGCCGGCGCGACGGCGCTGGTGCGCGGCACCGTCGACGGCAACCTCGTCTCCCCGACCGTGCTGACCGGCCTGGCCGCCGACTCACCCGTCCTGACCCAGGAGATACTCGGCCCGGTCGCGATCCTGCTGCCGTTCGACGGCGTGGACGAGGCGGTCAGGATCGCCAACGACACGCGGTGCGGGCTCAGCGGCGCCATACACACCGGCGACGTCGAGCGGGGCGTGCGGGTGGCCAGGCGGATCAACACCGGCATGATCCACATCAACGACGGCACGGGGCACACCGAGCCGATCGTGCCGTTCGGCGGTGAGAAGCACTCCGGGGCCGAGTGGCTGAACGCCGAGTCGATGGTCGACGCCTTCACGACCCAGAAGTGGATCTCGGTTCAGTACGGGCGCTCACGGTTCCCGTTCTGATCCGGCGGTGGGGTCGCGGTCACCGGACCCATTCCTGGTCCCGTTCCTCGTCCTGGAGTGACTCCAGGAGCTCGGCGGCCCGCTCCGCGTCGTCGATGACCTCCGTGCGCTCCGCGGCCGTCAGCTCGACGGCGGCGGCCCTGCCGAGGAAGCCGCGTGCCTCCTCGGTCTCGTTCAGGCGCCGGGCGACATCGCCCCGCAGCACCAGCAGCCGGTAGAGCTGTACGGCGGTCGGCGGGGCGCCCTCCTTGATGTCGCCTTCGTCGCCTTCGCCCGCTTCGGGGGTGTCCCGGAGGGCACGGTCGAGGATCTTCACGGCGGCTCCCAGGTCCTGCTTCGAGTCGGCGAATGCCACCGCCAGGTGCAGGGCGCGCGCGTACGGCTCCTTCGGGGCGGGCTGATGGTGCCCGTCGCTCTCCGCGTCGTTCGGCTGGCCGATCCGGACGGTGTTGCCGCCCGGGTCCGTCATGAGGAACTGCCGCACGCCGTACGACATGTCCTTCACCGGCCCGATCCGGGGCAGCCCACGGGTCGGGACCCTCCCGTACGCCGATTTGAGCCCCGCGCGGAAGGCGCTGTGCAGCCCGTCGACGTCGTCGGTCAGCACATAGCAGCCGCTGAACGACTCGGTGGGGTCGTATTTCTTCATACCGAAGAACTGCAGCTCCACATCGCCGCGCTCGACCACCGCGTACGCGTAGGGACTCTTCTGTATGAAGGTGACCTCGAAGCCGAGTGCCGAGTAGAAGTCGACTACCGGTTGGATGGTCCGGCAGGGGAGGAGCGGGATGGTCTTCTCTGTCATGTCGAGTAGTCTAGTCAAAGTTGAATAGAAGGGTACGGCGATGTCAGCGATCCGGCTGCTGGTGCTCGGCGCGGTGCGTCAGCACGGCCGCGCGCACGGCTATCAGATCCGCAACGACCTGGAATTCTGGGGTGCGCACGAGTGGTCGAACGCCAAGCCGGGCTCGATCTACCACGCGCTGAAGCAGATGGCGAAGCAGGGTGAGCTGCTGGCGCACGAGGTCGCGCCGAGCACGGCCGGCGGCCCGCCTCGTACGGAGTACGAACTCACGGAGGCCGGCGCCGCGGAGTACTTCCGGCTGCTGCGCGAGTCCCTGGTCGAGTACGACCAGAAGATGGACGTGCTGTCGGCCGGTATCGGCTTCATCGTCGATCTGCCGCGCGCCGAGGCCGTCGAGCTGCTGAAGGAGCGTGTGCGGGCGATCGAGGACTGGCGGGCGTCGGTGACCGAGCACTACACGCCGGAGGACGGTCCGGAGCAGCTCGGGCACATCGGCGAGATCATGAACATGTGGATCGGTCAGGCCGACTCCGGGGCCGAGTGGACGCGCGGGTTCATCAAGCGCGTCGAGGGCGGCGCGTATGTCTTCTCGGGGGAGGGTGAGCCGTTCCTCGGAGTGCTCGCCGAAGGCGAGGAGAACCCGTACGCGACTGGTGTGCCCGCCGAGGGCGACGACGACTGACGCGGCGGGCCGACCTCTCTAATCAAGTTTGACCAATCGCTTCCCCGGGGTTACCTTTCCGCCTGTAGTCAAGTTTGACTACGAAGGTGCAGGGGCTGGAGGCGAAGACATTGACCGACGCGACCGACGCGATCGTCATGGAAGGCGTACGCAAGCGGTACGGCGAGAAGTCCGCGCTCGACGGGCTCGACCTGGTGGTGGCGCGCGGCACCGTGCACGGGTTGCTCGGGCCGAACGGAGCGGGCAAGACGACGGCGGTCCGGGTGCTGGCCACGCTGCTGCGGCACGACGAGGGCGTGGCGCGGGTCGCGGGGCACGACGTCCGTACGGAGGCACGGGAGGTGCGCCGGCGGATCGGACTGCTCGGCCAGCACGCGGCGGTGGACGAGGAACTGAGCGGGTGGCAGAACCTGGAGATGTTCGGGCGCCTGTACCACCTGGGCTCCCGGCGGGCGGCGACCCGCGCCGGCGAACTGCTGGAGCGCTTCGGGCTCGCCGACACCGGACGCAAGGCGGTCAAGCAGTACAGCGGCGGGATGAGGCGCCGGCTCGACCTCGCGGCCTCGCTGATCACCGATCCGGCCGTGCTCTTCCTGGACGAGCCGACGACAGGGCTCGACCCGCGCGGGCGCGCCGAGGTGTGGGCGTCCGTGCGCTCGCTGGTCGGCGGAGGCACGACCGTACTGCTGACCACGCAGTATCTGGAGGAGGCCGACCAGCTGGCGGACCGGATCTCGGTCGTCGACGAAGGCCGGGTGGTCGCCGAGGGGACCGCCGACCAGCTGAAGGCGAGGATCGGCGGCGACCGCATCGACGTCGTCGTGTCGGACGCGGGTCAACTGGCGGCGGTGGTACGGCTGTTCGGCGACGAGGCGACGGTTGACGAGGAGCGCCGGATGGTCAGCGTGCCCGCCGCGAACCGGATGGCGACGCTGGCCAGGGCCGTGCGGGAACTGGAGGCGGCCGGGATCGAGGCGCAGGACATCGGGGTGCGCAGGCCGACTCTGGACGAGGTCTTCCTGCGGGTGACGCGACGTACCAAGGAGGCGGTATGAGTACGACGAACGCCTGGGTGCTCACCGACTGCTGGACGATGACGCGGCGCGAACTGGCCCATTGGCGCCGGCAGCCGGTCCAGGTGGTCATCGGGCTGATCTTCCCGGTGATGCTGCTGCTGATGTTCGGCTACCTGATGGGAGCGGGCCGCGGGGTCGACGGCGAGTACATCGGCTTCCTCGTTCCCGGAATGCTCGCGCTGACCATGGCCTTCGGGCTGGAGTCCACGATGCTGGCCGTCACCCAGGATCTGGGCAAGGGGGTCGTCGACCGGTTCCGTTCCATGCCGATGGCGTCCTCGGCGGTGCTGGTCGGCCGGAGCACCGCGGACATGTTCCAGTCGGCGCTGAGCCTGGCGGTGATGATCGGGGTCGGTTGCGCGGTCGGCTGGCGCTGGAACGGCGGATTCGGCGCGCTGCTGGGGGCCGTGGGGCTGCTGCTCCTGCTGCGGTTCGCGATGCTCTGGCTCGGTATCCAGCTCGCGATGGTGGCGGGCAAGCCGGAGATGGTGCAGGCGGTGCAGATCCTGGTCTGGCCGATCGGTTTCTTCTCCAACGCCTTTGCCACACCGGAGTCAATGCCGGGCTGGCTGGGCGCCGCGGTCGAGTGGAACCCGATGTCGGCGACGGCGACAGCGGTCCGTGATCTGTCGGGGATTCCGGGGCAGTTGAGCGGCTCGTGGGCGGCCGAGAACGCGCATCTGCTGGCGGTGGTGTGGCCGGTCGCTTTGACCGCGCTGTTCTTCCCTCTCGCGGTGGGGCGGTTCCGCGGGCTCAGCCGCTGACCGAACGAAGGGTTGGAACCCATCCGGGGTCCGCGGTGTACCAGAGGCGGAACCGCACGCGGCGCGTCGAGTCGCCGCGGACCTCGGGGGGAATCCATGCGCAAGATCTGGACGGGCGCGCGCCGCGTGAAGGGTGCGCGTGGCGCGGTGGACGCGCGCCGCTCAATGGTGGAAGGCCGTCGCCCTCGACTTGTCCCGGTCCAGCGGGTTTGGCTGGCGGCGCAGTTCCGGCAGCAGCAGCCGCAGATCGGCGAGCAGCATCGCGGCGAGGTCGGCGGAGAATCCGTTGCGGCACACCACGCGCAGGACGGACAGATCCTCGCGGTTGGCCGGGAAGGTGTAGGCGGGCATGAGCCAGCCGTGCTCCCGCAGCCGCCGCGAGACGTCGAAGACGTCGAAGTTCTTCACGTGGGGCGCGGTGGTGAAGGCGAAGACGGGCAGCTCGTCCCCGTGGGTGAGCAGCCGGAAGTCGTCCATGGCCCCGATCTCGTCGGCGAGCCCCCGGGCCACGTCCCGCGCGGTCTGCTGGACGGCCCGGTAGCCGTCCCGGCCGAGCCGCAGGAATGTGTAGTACTGGGCGACGACCTGCGCGCCGGGCCGGGAGAAGTTGAGCGCGAAGGTGGGCATCTCCCCGCCCAGGTAGTTGACGCGGAAGATAAGTTCCTCGGGCAGTTCGGCCGAAGTGCGCCACAGCGCCCAGCCGACACCCGGGTAGACCAGGCCGTATTTGTGCCCCGAGGTGTTGATCGAGGAGACGCGCGGGAGCCGGAAGTCCCAGACCAGGTCCTCGTCGAGGAAGGGCGCGACCATCGCGCCGGAGGCGCCGTCTACATGGACGGGGACGTCCCAACCGGTGCGCTCCTGGAGCGCGTCGAGGGTGGCGCAGAGCTCGCCGACCGGTTCGTACGAGCCGTCGAAGGTCGAGCCGAGCACGGCGACGACGCCGATGGTGTTCTCGTCGCAGAGATCGGCCGCCGCCTGCGGGTCGAGATGGAAGCGGTCGCCCTCCATGGGGATGAGACGGGCCTCGACCTCCCAGAAGTTGCAGAACTTCTCCCAGCAGACCTG
Proteins encoded in this window:
- a CDS encoding sugar O-acetyltransferase produces the protein MGENKRLMLAGEWYLPDDEELEEASRRRAGLCAAYNGTGGEGMPDADGRGWILGELLGSVGEGVRIRPPFNCDFGTYISIGARTFINFGAVFLDPAPITVGSDVQIGPNVQLLTPTHELDTGRRRAGWERASPVTIGDNVWLGGGVIVCPGVTIGENTVVGAGSVVTKDLPAGVLAVGNPARVIRKLG
- a CDS encoding DUF2786 domain-containing protein — its product is MPTAPGTVDGAFAAALYADPAADGGRGLDTGASLLAADPAADPDLRGRGEQFLRRAWERGWQPADVVRLVRRDLDETHTRLVAELITAEAVRYERVAPRWSAQLTEIAADLEADRRAGAVPRSADRFSYATTALELYRLLVRLPAVEPVGPVPGTPVHLPAADGEPRMLTRIRALLAKAEGTDFPEEAEALSAKAQELMARYSIDEALLADRAHRGDLPAACRIGVDAPYETAKAILLDAVASANRCQSVWNSGFGFSTVVGFEPDLQVVELLYTSLLVQGTAAMTRAEAAQRASGRRRTKTFRQSFLMAYAHRIGERLAAAAEQVTADAAGAEAAGDGGATRTPDGGGRLLPVLAARDLAVADRAERMFPETVRTRVRGVSDGEGWVHGTAAADRARVPGDGRTGGRGNGGADPHRRLRPGA
- a CDS encoding DUF397 domain-containing protein gives rise to the protein MHHAYNGMAATELHGVVWQKSRHSNSQGSCVEFAKLPGGGVAVRNSRHPEGPALVYTRAEIVAMLAGVKDGEFDHLTA
- a CDS encoding ATP-binding protein → MGTNGSTVLEPLRQGLPPIDPAAVSSSASCALPARYEAVRGARQFTRTTLCQWELDDRFDDVALVVSELVTNALRHALPSDTPREPQEPPVRLHLMRWTTRLVCAVRDPSHAGPTARESDEDFAAESGRGLFLVDSFSDTWGWHPLAGSLHGKVVWALFRLRAE
- a CDS encoding helix-turn-helix transcriptional regulator, with translation MGRVGDVTAVEPGGSVVRRILLGSQLRRLRESRGITREAAGYSIRASESKISRMELGRVSFKSRDIEDLLTLYGVADEMERGSLIGLAREANVAGWWQSFGDVLPGWFQTYIGLEGAASLIRIYEVQFVHGLLQTEAYAHAVVRRGMPNAPQDEIDRRVALRQERQKVLVSERAPRFHAVLDEAALRRPYGDRAVMRGQLAHLIEVSEHPTVTLQVMPFSFGGHAGESGAFTMLRFPESDLSDLVYLEQLTSALYLDKREEVTQYERVMTRLHEDSLGPAESRDLLRGLLQLS
- a CDS encoding aldehyde dehydrogenase family protein; translated protein: MSFFAELDQQYIDGEWRPGSGSWDIIDFNPYDGEKLASIAVATADEVDQAYQAAERAQVPWANTNPYTRRGVFERALRIVEDREDEITEAIIAELGGTRLKAAFELRLAKELLREAVQLTLRPEGRILPSPVDGTENRVQRAPVGVIGVISPFNFPFLLSLKSVAPALALGNAVVLKPHQNTPICGGSLVAKVFEDAGLPAGLLNVVITDIAEIDDALIEHPVPKVISFSGSDRVGRHVAVVCAKNFKRSVLDLGGNSALIVLADADVDYAVEAAVFSRYAYQGPVCMAANRILLARSVEKEFTEKFVAKVRTLTVGDPADPTTVIGPLISSQQADAVGALVDETIEAGATALVRGTVDGNLVSPTVLTGLAADSPVLTQEILGPVAILLPFDGVDEAVRIANDTRCGLSGAIHTGDVERGVRVARRINTGMIHINDGTGHTEPIVPFGGEKHSGAEWLNAESMVDAFTTQKWISVQYGRSRFPF
- a CDS encoding VOC family protein, giving the protein MTEKTIPLLPCRTIQPVVDFYSALGFEVTFIQKSPYAYAVVERGDVELQFFGMKKYDPTESFSGCYVLTDDVDGLHSAFRAGLKSAYGRVPTRGLPRIGPVKDMSYGVRQFLMTDPGGNTVRIGQPNDAESDGHHQPAPKEPYARALHLAVAFADSKQDLGAAVKILDRALRDTPEAGEGDEGDIKEGAPPTAVQLYRLLVLRGDVARRLNETEEARGFLGRAAAVELTAAERTEVIDDAERAAELLESLQDEERDQEWVR
- a CDS encoding PadR family transcriptional regulator; protein product: MSAIRLLVLGAVRQHGRAHGYQIRNDLEFWGAHEWSNAKPGSIYHALKQMAKQGELLAHEVAPSTAGGPPRTEYELTEAGAAEYFRLLRESLVEYDQKMDVLSAGIGFIVDLPRAEAVELLKERVRAIEDWRASVTEHYTPEDGPEQLGHIGEIMNMWIGQADSGAEWTRGFIKRVEGGAYVFSGEGEPFLGVLAEGEENPYATGVPAEGDDD
- a CDS encoding ATP-binding cassette domain-containing protein → MEGVRKRYGEKSALDGLDLVVARGTVHGLLGPNGAGKTTAVRVLATLLRHDEGVARVAGHDVRTEAREVRRRIGLLGQHAAVDEELSGWQNLEMFGRLYHLGSRRAATRAGELLERFGLADTGRKAVKQYSGGMRRRLDLAASLITDPAVLFLDEPTTGLDPRGRAEVWASVRSLVGGGTTVLLTTQYLEEADQLADRISVVDEGRVVAEGTADQLKARIGGDRIDVVVSDAGQLAAVVRLFGDEATVDEERRMVSVPAANRMATLARAVRELEAAGIEAQDIGVRRPTLDEVFLRVTRRTKEAV
- a CDS encoding ABC transporter permease translates to MSTTNAWVLTDCWTMTRRELAHWRRQPVQVVIGLIFPVMLLLMFGYLMGAGRGVDGEYIGFLVPGMLALTMAFGLESTMLAVTQDLGKGVVDRFRSMPMASSAVLVGRSTADMFQSALSLAVMIGVGCAVGWRWNGGFGALLGAVGLLLLLRFAMLWLGIQLAMVAGKPEMVQAVQILVWPIGFFSNAFATPESMPGWLGAAVEWNPMSATATAVRDLSGIPGQLSGSWAAENAHLLAVVWPVALTALFFPLAVGRFRGLSR
- a CDS encoding glutamate decarboxylase, giving the protein MRGPADDHSERLRLSLNPFFGEADPIGGMSSAPPTHRLPDGPMPPSTAYQLVHDELMLDGNSRLNLATFVTTWMERQAGVLMAECRDKNMIDKDEYPRTAELERRCVTMLADLWNAPDPSAAVGCSTTGSSEACMLAGLALKRRWTAKNRDRYPGSARPNLVMGVNVQVCWEKFCNFWEVEARLIPMEGDRFHLDPQAAADLCDENTIGVVAVLGSTFDGSYEPVGELCATLDALQERTGWDVPVHVDGASGAMVAPFLDEDLVWDFRLPRVSSINTSGHKYGLVYPGVGWALWRTSAELPEELIFRVNYLGGEMPTFALNFSRPGAQVVAQYYTFLRLGRDGYRAVQQTARDVARGLADEIGAMDDFRLLTHGDELPVFAFTTAPHVKNFDVFDVSRRLREHGWLMPAYTFPANREDLSVLRVVCRNGFSADLAAMLLADLRLLLPELRRQPNPLDRDKSRATAFHH